GAGAAGCAGGGCAAGCTGCTCGAGGCGCAGCGGCTGCGCATGCGGACCACGTACGACATCGAGATGATGCGCCAGGTCGGCTCGTGCTCGGGCATCGAGAACTACTCGCGGCACATCGACGGGCGCACGGCGGGCTCGGCGCCGAACACGCTGCTCGACTACTTCCCGGAGGACTTCCTCCTGGTGATCGACGAGTCGCACGTGACCGTGCCGCAGATCGGTGCGATGTTCGAGGGCGACATGTCGCGCAAGCGCTCGCTCGTGGAGCACGGCTTCCGCCTGCCGAGCGCGGTCGACAACCGGCCGCTGCGCTGGGAGGAGTTCGTCGACCGGATCGGCCAGACCGTGTACCTGTCGGCGACGCCGGGCGACTACGAGCTGTCGATGGCCGACGGGGTGGTCGAGCAGATCATCCGGCCCACGGGGCTCGTCGACCCCGAGGTCGTCGTGAAGCCGACCAAGGGCCAGATCGACGACCTCCTGGGCGAGATCCGCGAACGCGTCGAGAAGGACGAGCGCGTCCTGGTGACGACGTTGACCAAGAAGATGGCCGAGGACCTCACCGACTACTTCCTCGAGAAGGGCGTGCGCGTCCGCTACCTGCACTCCGAGGTCGACACGTTGCGACGCGTCGAGCTGCTGCGGGAGCTGCGGCTCGGCGAGTACGACGTGCTCGTGGGCATCAACCTGCTGCGTGAGGGCCTCGACCTGCCGGAGGTGTCCCTGGTGGCGATCCTCGACGCGGACAAGGAGGGGTTCCTGCGCTCGGGCAAGTCGCTCATCCAGACCATCGGTCGCGCGGCCCGCAACGTGTCCGGCCAGGTGCACATGTACGCCGACAAGATGACGCCGGCCATGCGCCTGGCGATCGACGAGACCACGCGTCGCCGCGAGCGACAGGTGGCGTACAACCTGGCGAACGGCATCGACCCGACGCCGCTGCGCAAGAAGATCGGCGACATCACCGATCTGCTGGCGCGTGAGGACGCCGACACCGCAGAGCTGCTGGGCGGTGGCGGCCGGCAGACGAGCCGCGGCAAGGCGCCCGTGCCGGGCTTCGGCTCGCGGGTCGCGCACGACGACCGGACCCGCCTGACGGGTGCGGCCGCGGGCGAGCTCGCGTCGCTCATCCAGGACCTGACCGAGCAGATGCACGCTGCGGCCGGCGAGCTGCAGTTCGAGCTCGCGGCCCGGCTGCGCGACGAGATCTCCGGCCTCAAGAAGGAGCTGCGCGGCATGCAGGCCGCCACGGCCTGAGGGCGCGCCCCCGGGCGGGGGCCCGGGTGGCGGTCTCGGTCGTCGAGGCCGCGGGACGACGAGGAGGAGCACCACATGGCGATCCGCATCCAGGTGACGTTCGACGCCGCCCACCCGCCGACGCTCGGGGCGTTCTGGGCCGAGGCGCTGGGCTATGTCGAGGACGCCCCGCCGCCGCCGTACACGTCGTGGGACGAGGCGCTCGACGCGATGGGCGTGCCGCTCGACCAGCGTGACACCGCCTACGCGGTGGTCGACCCCGACGGCGTGGGTCCGCGGCTGTGGTTCCAGAAGGTGCCCGAGGAGAAGGCCGGCAAGAACCGGGTCCACCTCGACGTGAACGTGGGCGCGGGCGTGCCGCGGCCGGAGCGGCCCGACGCGGTGCGTGCGCGCGCCACCGAGCTCGAGGCGCTCGGGGCCCGGCGGCTGTACGAGAAGGACGAGCTCGGCTCGTTCTGGGTCACGATGCAGGACCCGGAGGGCAACGAGTTCTGCCTCCAGTAGGCGTTGCGTGGCTGCCACGGCGACATGTGCACAGGGATGCCTTAGCATTGTCGACGTTGAAGGGGAGTACCCCACAAGCGACCGTGTCGTCATCACGGATCCCGGCCATCCGGGACCCGGTGCGGTCTGCCTGACACGTCAGGCGGGGGAGACCTTCGGTACCGCGTCATCACCCGTACCGGAGGTCTGTCTGTGGACGTCTCGCTGCCCGTCTGGATCCTCACCGGCGTCGTCATCGTCGGTCTGATCTTCTTCGACTTCTTCGCTCACGTGCGCACGCCGCACGAGCCCACGTTCCGCGAGTCGGCCTGGTGGTCGGCGGTCTACATCGCTCTCGCGGTGGTGTTCGGCATCGGCGTCGGCATCGCCGCCGGGTGGGACCTCGGCACGGAGTACTTCGCGGGGTACGTGACCGAGAAGAGCCTGTCGGTCGACAACCTGTTCGTGTTCCTCATCATCATGACGAGGTTCGCGGTCCCGAGGGCGTACCAGCAGAAGGTGCTCCTGGTCGGCGTCGCGATCGCCCTGGTGCTGCGGACGGTGTTCATCCTGGTCGGCGCGGCGGCGATCGAGCAGTGGTCCTGGGTGTTCTACGTGTTCGGCGCGTACCTCGTCTACACCGGGTGGAGCCTGGCCCGCGAGCACGCGACCGAGCCCGACGAGAACGCCGGCAACGGCCTCCTGGTGCGCTGGGTGCGGCGCGCGCTGCCGACCACCGACGAGTACCACGGCGACCGTCTGTCGGTCCGCATCGACGGACGCCGCGTCCTGACGCCCATGCTCCTGGTGATGGTCGCGATCGGCTCGACCGACATCCTGTTCGCGCTCGACTCGATCCCCGCGATCTACGGCCTGACCGAGGAGCCGTACATCGTGTTCACCGCCAACGCGTTCGCGCTCCTGGGCCTGCGTCAGCTGTACTTCCTCATCGGCGGGCTCCTCGAGCGCCTGGTCTACCTGTCGCAGGGCCTCGCGGTCATCCTGGGCTTCATCGGCATCAAGCTGGTGCTGCACGCGCTGCACACCAACGAGGTCGCGTTCATCAACGGCGGAGAGCACGTCGAGTGGGCGCCCGAGATCCCGATCTGGCTGTCGCTGACGGTGATCCTGGGCACGCTGGCGGTCGCCACGGTCGCGAGCCTGGTCAAGACCCGCCGCGAGGACAAGACGCCCGTCCTGACGGACTGAGCCGCCGAGCCCGCGCGGCGCCGGATGCCGCGCGGGCCCCCGGCCTACGGCCGCCGATCGGCGCCGCCGGGCAGGCTCAGGCCGACCAGGGCCCGATCACGACGTCCCAGCGGCGGATCTCGGTCGCGGCGACGAGGCCTTCGCGGGCGAACGGGTCGTCGTCGAGCAGGCGCCGGAGTGCGGCCTCGTCGGCGACCTCGAACACGAGGAGCGCCCCAGGGGGACCGTCCGGGAAGGGCCCGGAGCCGCGCAGGGCGCCCGCGTCGGCCAGGCCGGCGAGGTAGGCGCGGTGCTCGGGCCGCACGCGGTCACGGACCTCCGCGCGCTCGTCGTACGTGTAGCGGACGGCGTAGGTGGGCATGGCGCCATCCTGCCGCAGGTCGCGGCGCCCGCGGGGCACCTGGCGGCGCGTGCGCGCGGCGGGTGGCACAGTGGTCCGGTGACCACGACCCTCACCCTCTCCGACGGGATGCGGATGCCCGCCGTCGGCTTCGGCGTCTACAAGGTGGCGGACGAGGCCGCCGGACCCGCGGTCGCGACCGCGCTCGAGGCGGGCTACCGCCTGGTCGACACCGCGACGCTCTACGGCAACGAGCGCGGGGTCGGCCGTGCGGTGCGGGACAGCGGCCTGGACCGGGACGACGTGTTCGTCACGACCAAGCTGTGGAACGACGCGCACGGCCCGGACGCCGCGCGGGCCGCGTTCGAGCAGTCGGTCGAACGGCTCGGTCTGGGCGCACCCGATCTGTACCTGATCCACTGGCCGGTGCCGTCGCGGGACCTGTACGCATCGACGTGGCGCACGCTGATCCAGCTGCGTGACGAGGGGCGTGTGCGTTCGGTGGGCGTGTCGAACTTCCAGCCCGCGCACATCGCGCGCATCGTCGACGACTCGGGTGAGGTGCCCGTGGTCAACCAGGTGGAGCTCCACCCGTACCTGCAGCAGCGTGAGCTGCGTGCGCTGCACGCCGAGCTCGGCATCATCACGCAGGCCTGGTCGCCGCTCGGACGCGGTGCCGTGCTGACCGACCCGGTCATCGGCGACATCGCCCGGTCGCACGGCGTCAGCCCGGCACAGGTGGTGCTGCGCTGGCACCTGGACCTCAACGTGGCCGTCATCCCGAAGTCGGTCACGCCGGCACGCATCCGCCAGAACCGGGACCTGGCCGGGTTCGAGCTGTCCGACGACGACCACGCGCGCATCGCGGACCTCGACCGCGACGAGCGCACGGGTTCGCACCCCGACCTGGTCGCCTGACCGATCCCCCGCACGACCCCCACGAGAGAGCGAGCACCATGCCGCGCGAGCTGCGGACCCTCCTGACCGACGAGCTGCTCGAGCGCGTGCACGCACGTGCCGCGGGCCACGACCGGGACAACACGTTCCCGCACGAGGACCTCGCGGACCTGGCCGCGGCGGGGTACCTCCAGGCGTTCGTCCCGGAGCGACTCGGCGGTGCGGGCCTCACGCTCGAGGAGGTGAGCCGCGAGCAGGTACGACTCGCGGCCGCCGCGCCCGCGACCGCGCTCGCCGTGAACATGCACCTGGTGGTCACGGGGCTCGCGGCGCTGCTCGTCGGCCGGGGCGACGACTCGGTCGAGTTCGTGCTGCGCGACGCGGCCGCGGGCGAGGTGTTCGCGTTCGGCAACTCCGAGGCGGGCAACGACCTGGTGATGTTCGGGTCGCGCACCCGGGCCGAGCGTCAGCCGGACGGCGGCTACCGGTTCACGGGGACCAAGATCTTCACGTCGCTGTCACCGGTGTGGACGCGCCTGGCGACGTTCGGCCTGGACGAGGACGACCCGGACGGTCCCCGGCTGGTGCACGCCGTCGTCGGACGCGCCGGCGTGACGACGAAGGACGACTGGGACACGCTCGGCATGCGCGCCACGCAGTCCGCGACCACGGTGCTGGACGGCGCGTACGCGGCGCCGGAGCACGTGTACCGCAGGCTGCCGCCGGGGCCGTCGGCGGACCCGTTCATCTTCGCGCTGTTCGCGGTGTTCGAGGTGCTGCTCGGCGCGGTGTACACGGGGATCGGGCGCCGCGCGGTGGAGCTCGCGGTCGCGAGCGCGCGTCGTCAGACCTCGTTCAAGAACGACGGGCGCGCGTACGCGCAGGACCCCGACATCCGCTGGCGGATCGCGGACGCGGGGCTCCTGCAGGACGGTGCCGAGCTCCAGGTGTTCGCGCTCGCCCGCGACGTCGACGAGCGGGCCGACCACGGTGCCCGCTGGTTCGCGCAGCTCGTCGGGCTCAAGGTCCGCGCGACCGAGTCCGCGCGGCAGGTGGTCGAGCTCGCGCTGCGCGCGTCGGGCGGCGGCAGCTACTTCACGGGCAACGAGCTCGGACGGCTGTACCGGGACGTGCTCGCCGGCATCTTCCACCCGTCCGACGACGAGTCGGCGCACGCGACCGTGGCGGCCTCGCTCCTGGGCCCGCCGGACTGACGGAGCTGAGGCTCACCCGCGGCGGTCACCACCCGCGGGCGCGCCACGCGGCCAGGTGCGGCCGCTCGGTCCCGAGTGTCGTGTCGTCACCGTGGCCCGGGTAGATCCACGTGTCGTCGTCGAACCGGTCGAACAGGTGCGTGACGACGTCGTGCCACAGCCGCGCGAAGTCGTCGGGACCGTGCGTCTTGCCCACGCCCCCGGGGAACAGCGAGTCACCCGTGAGCACGTGCGCGCGCCCCGGGTGCGCCGCGTGCTCCGGCTCGCGGTAGACGAGCGCCACCGAGCCGGGGGTGTGGCCGCGCAGCGCGACCACCTCGAGCGTCACGTGGCCGACGACGAGCAGGTCGCCCGCGTGCAGCCGGCGCGTGACCGGGACGTCGGCGGCCGCAGCCACCGCGTCGGCGTCGTCGGCGCCCGCCGCGACGTGCGCACCCGTGACGGCGACGACCGACCGCAGCGCGCCCAGGTGGTCGCCGTGCCGGTGCGTGGTGACGACCGTGTCGAGCCGCGCCGCGCCGTTGCCCTCGCGGACCAGGGCGAGCAGGCGGTCGGCGTCGGCCGCGGCGTCGACCAGCAGCTGCGCGCCGTCACGTCGGCACGTGACCAGGTACGCGTTGTTGTCGAGCGGGCCCACCGAGACCTTGCGGAGCACGACCTCGTCCAGCACGCGGACGGCGGTCGGGCCTCCGGGCTCCACGTGGCCGTCGTACCCGTCGGCCGGCCGGTCCGGGGTCATCGTGCGCTCCCGCTGGTCTGCGCGGCCGCGACCGCATGCGCCTGCGCATGGCTGTGCGCGGCGCGCACCAGAGCCAGGTGGGAGAGCGCCTGGGGGACGTTGCCGGCCATGCGGCCCCCCACGGGGTCGTACTGCTCGGCCAGGAGGCCGACGTCGTTCGCGAGGCCGACCGCCACGTCCAGCACCGCGCCGGCCTCCTCGACCTGACGCGTCCGGGCGAGTGCGTCCGCGAGCCAGAACGAGCACGCCAGGAACGCGTTCTCGGTACCGGCCAGGCCGTCGTCCGTGCGGTCCGTGCGGTAGCGCAGCAGCAGTCCCGGAGCGATCTCCAGCTCCTCGCGGATCGTCCGGACGGTGGCGAGCACGCGGGCGTCGTCGGGCGGGAGGAAGCCGATCTGCACCATCTGCAGCAGCGCGGCGTCGGTGTGCGCGCTGCCGTACGACTGGGTGAACGTGCCGCGTCCCGGGTCCCAGCCGTGCTCGAGGACGTCGGCGTGGATCTCGTCGCGCGCGGCGCGCCACCGCTCGACCGGGCCCGGCAGCCCGTGCACCTCGACGGCGCGCACGGCACGGTCGACCGCGGCCCACGCCATCATCTTCGAGTGCACGAAGTGCCGCGGCTCGCCGCGGACCTCCCAGATGCCACGGTCGGGCAGGTGCCAGCTCCGCAGCAGCTCCTCCAGAAGGTGGCACTGCAGCGACCACGAGTCGCGCGTCTCCGCGAGGCCGGCGTCCCGCGCCGCCTCGAGCGCGCACATGACCTCGCCCAGGACGTCGTTCTGGACCTGGCCGACCGCGGCGTTGCCGATCCGCACCGGACGGGACCCCGCGTAGCCCGGCAGGTGGTCCAGCGTGCGCTCGGGCAGGTCACGGCCGCCGTCGAGGCGGTACATGATCTGCAGGTCGCCCGGGTCGCCCGCGACAGCCCGCAGCAGCCAGTCGCGCCACTGGCGCGTCTCGTCCCGGAAGCCCTGCTCGAGCAGTGCCTCGATGGTCAGCGCCGCATCCCGGAGCCAGCAGTAGCGGTAGTCCCAGTTCCGTTCGCCGCCGAAGTCCTCGGGCAGCGACGTGGTGACCGCGGCAGCGATCCCGCCCGTCTCGAAGTCGGTGAGGAGCCGCAGCACCAGGAGCGAGCGCACCACGGCCTCGCGGTGCGGACCCTGATACGTGGCGTCGCGCGCCCACAACCCCCACGCGATCCGCGTCGAGTCGATGCGCCCGAGCACCGTGAGCACGGGCGGGACGGGCGCCCAGGACGGGATCCACGTGAGCGAGAGGTCGACGCTCTCCTGCTCGTGCAGGACGAACTCGTCGACGTGGTGGTGGTCGCTCGCGCGGGGCAGCCGCGAGCCGCGCAGCAGGACCGAGTCCGGGCCGGCGACGGCGCGGATCGCCTCTTCGCCGTGGTCGTCGACGCGCATCACCCACGGCTGCACCGCGCCGTAGCCGAAGCGCACGACCCATTCGTGGCGCACCTCGACGCGTCCGCTCGTGCACGTGATGCGGCGGACCAGGTCGGCGCGGCCGTCCGCGAGCGGCATGGTCTCGGTCACGACCGCGGTGCCTGTGGGCGACACGTACGTGGTCTCGAGGACGAACGAGTCGTCGACGTAGCGGCGCGTGACCTCGGTCGCGTCGGGCACCGTGAGCAGCCAGTGCCCGTGCTCGCGCGTCCCGACGAGCGCCGCGAAGCATGCGGGAGCGTCGAAGTGGGGGAGGCACAGCCAGTCGACCGAACCCCTGAGCGAGACGAGGGCCGCGGTGCGGCCGTCGCCCAGCACGGCGTACTCCGAGATCGGCGCTGCGGACGGGGGAGCGGCGGCATCGTTCGTCATGGCCCGTCCAGCATGGCCCGGGCGACGCTGACCAGCACGTCGGCGCGCACGCGCGGGTCCGGGCGGGCGGCCGAGGCCCAGGTCACGTCGAACGAGTGTGCGAATGTCGGTGCCGAACCGTAGACTCCCCGACGTGAACGACCGTCTGGTGGTGCAGGGCGCCCGCGAGCACAACCTCCGTAACGTCGACCTCGATCTGCCGAGGGACGGCCTCATCGTCTTCACCGGCTTGTCCGGCTCGGGGAAGTCGTCGCTGGCCTTCGACACGATCTTCGCGGAGGGCCAGCGGCGCTACGTCGAGTCGCTCTCGGCGTACGCCCGGCAGTTCCTCGGGCAGATGGACAAGCCTGACGTCGACTTCATCGAGGGTCTGTCGCCCGCGGTCTCGATCGACCAGAAGTCGACCAACCGGAACCCGCGCTCGACGGTCGGCACGATCACCGAGGTGTACGACTACCTGCGCCTGCTGTTCGCACGTGCGGGCACGCAGCACTGCCCGGAGTGCGGTGAGCGCGTCACCGCCCAGACCCCGCAGCAGATCGTCGACCGGCTGCTCGAGCTGCCGGAGGGCACGCGGTACCAGGTGCTCGCGCCCGTGGTGCGCGGGCGCAAGGGTGAGTACGCGGACCTGTTCGCCGAGCTGCAGGGCAAGGGCTTCGCGCGCGCACGGGTCGACGGCGAGGTCGTCCAGCTCGCGTCTCCGCCCACGCTCGAGAAGAAGCTCAAGCACGACATCGAGGTCGTCGTGGACCGGCTGGTGGCCCGTGAGGGCGTGCAGCGACGCCTGACCGACTCGGTCGAGACGGCGCTGGGGCTCGCCGGTGGGCTCCTCGTGGTGGACATGGTCGACCTGGACATCGACGACCCCGCCAAGGAGCGCCGGTTCTCCGAGCACCGCGCGTGCCCCAACGACCACGTGCTCACGCTCGACGAGATCGAGCCCCGGACGTTCTCGTTCAACGCGCCCTACGGCGCGTGCCCCGAGTGCACCGGGATCGGCTCGCGCCTCGAGGTGGACCCGGACCTCGTGGTCCCCGACGAGGACCTCTCGCTGGACGAGGGCGCGATCGCGCCGTGGGCGCAGATCTCGTCGGACTACTTCGCGCGCGTGCTCGCGGCGCTCGCGCAGGAGATGGGCTTCTCGACGAGCGTGCCGTGGCGCGCGCTGCCGCAGCGGGCGCGGGACGCGGTGCTGTACGGGCGCAACCACGAGGTGCACGTCCGGTACAAGAACCGCTGGGGCCGTGAGCGGCAGTACTCGACGGGCTTCGAGGGCGCTGTGACGTTCCTCGAGCGGCGTCACAACGAGACCGACTCGGAGTGGAGCAAGGAGAAGTACGAGGCGTACATGCGCGAGGTGCCGTGCCCCGTGTGCCGCGGTGCGCGCCTCAAGCCCGAGGTGCTCGCGGTCAAGGTCGGCGGCCGCTCGATCGCCGAGGTGTGTGACCTGCCGATCAACCAGGCGCGCGCGTTCCTCGACGGGCTCGAGCTCGGGGTGCGCGAGCAGCAGATCGCCGCGCAGGTGCTCAAGGAGATCCAGGCGCGCCTGGGCTTCCTGCTCGACGTGGGACTGGACTACCTGTCGCTGACGCGGCCGGCGGCGACGCTCTCCGGTGGCGAGGCGCAGCGGATCCGGCTCGCGACGCAGATCGGGTCCGGTCTGGTGGGCGTGCTCTACGTGCTCGACGAGCCGTCGATCGGGCTGCACCAGCGCGACAACCGCCGTCTGATCGACACGCTCACGCGGCTGCGGGACCTCGGCAACACGCTGATCGTCGTCGAGCACGACGAGGACACGATCCGCACCGCGGACTGGATCGTCGACATCGGCCCCGGAGCGGGTGAGCACGGCGGGCACGTGGTCCACTCGGGCGACCTCGCGGGGCTGCTCGCGTCGGCCGAGTCGGTCACGGGCGCCTACCTGTCCGGACGTCGCCAGATCCCGATGCCGGCAGCACGCCGCCCGGTCGACCCCAAGCGGCAGGTCACCGTGAAGGGTGCGCGCGAGCACAACCTGCGCGGCATCGACGTGTCGTTCCCGATCGGCGTGCTGACCGCCGTGACGGGCGTCTCCGGCTCGGGCAAGTCCACGTTGGTGAACTCGATCCTGTACACGGTCATGGCGAACGAGCTGAACGGCGCGCGTCAGGTGGCCGGCCGGCACAAGCGCGTGACCGGGCTCGACCAGCTGGACAAGGTCGTGCACGTGGACCAGGGCCCCATCGGCCGGACGCCGCGGTCGAACCCGGCGACGTACACGGGTGTCTGGGACCACGTCCGACGCCTGTTCGCCGAGACGACCGAGGCGAAGGTCCGCGGCTACACGCCGGGTCGCTTCTCGTTCAACGTCAAGGGCGGCCGCTGCGAGGCGTGCTCGGGTGACGGCACGCTGAAGATCGAGATGAACTTCCTGCCGGACGTCTACGTGCCGTGCGAGGTGTGCCACGGCGCGCGCTACAACCGCGAG
The Cellulomonas gilvus ATCC 13127 DNA segment above includes these coding regions:
- the uvrB gene encoding excinuclease ABC subunit UvrB, translated to MRPVTDLQRTVAPFEVVSEYTPSGDQPAAIAELAQRLNAGEKDVVLLGATGTGKSATTAWLIEQVQRPTLVMAPNKTLAAQLATEFRELLPNNAVEYFVSYYDYYQPEAYIAQTDTYIEKDSSINDEVERLRHSATSSLLTRRDVVVVASVSCIYGLGTPQEYVDRMVTLHVGDQVDRDQLLRRFVQMQYTRNDLAFTRGTFRVRGDTVEIIPKYEELAIRIEFFGDEIEAIATLHPLTGDVVRAEEQMMIFPATHYVAGPERMERAIGGIEAELEARLADLEKQGKLLEAQRLRMRTTYDIEMMRQVGSCSGIENYSRHIDGRTAGSAPNTLLDYFPEDFLLVIDESHVTVPQIGAMFEGDMSRKRSLVEHGFRLPSAVDNRPLRWEEFVDRIGQTVYLSATPGDYELSMADGVVEQIIRPTGLVDPEVVVKPTKGQIDDLLGEIRERVEKDERVLVTTLTKKMAEDLTDYFLEKGVRVRYLHSEVDTLRRVELLRELRLGEYDVLVGINLLREGLDLPEVSLVAILDADKEGFLRSGKSLIQTIGRAARNVSGQVHMYADKMTPAMRLAIDETTRRRERQVAYNLANGIDPTPLRKKIGDITDLLAREDADTAELLGGGGRQTSRGKAPVPGFGSRVAHDDRTRLTGAAAGELASLIQDLTEQMHAAAGELQFELAARLRDEISGLKKELRGMQAATA
- a CDS encoding acyl-CoA dehydrogenase family protein, whose product is MPRELRTLLTDELLERVHARAAGHDRDNTFPHEDLADLAAAGYLQAFVPERLGGAGLTLEEVSREQVRLAAAAPATALAVNMHLVVTGLAALLVGRGDDSVEFVLRDAAAGEVFAFGNSEAGNDLVMFGSRTRAERQPDGGYRFTGTKIFTSLSPVWTRLATFGLDEDDPDGPRLVHAVVGRAGVTTKDDWDTLGMRATQSATTVLDGAYAAPEHVYRRLPPGPSADPFIFALFAVFEVLLGAVYTGIGRRAVELAVASARRQTSFKNDGRAYAQDPDIRWRIADAGLLQDGAELQVFALARDVDERADHGARWFAQLVGLKVRATESARQVVELALRASGGGSYFTGNELGRLYRDVLAGIFHPSDDESAHATVAASLLGPPD
- the uvrA gene encoding excinuclease ABC subunit UvrA; translated protein: MNDRLVVQGAREHNLRNVDLDLPRDGLIVFTGLSGSGKSSLAFDTIFAEGQRRYVESLSAYARQFLGQMDKPDVDFIEGLSPAVSIDQKSTNRNPRSTVGTITEVYDYLRLLFARAGTQHCPECGERVTAQTPQQIVDRLLELPEGTRYQVLAPVVRGRKGEYADLFAELQGKGFARARVDGEVVQLASPPTLEKKLKHDIEVVVDRLVAREGVQRRLTDSVETALGLAGGLLVVDMVDLDIDDPAKERRFSEHRACPNDHVLTLDEIEPRTFSFNAPYGACPECTGIGSRLEVDPDLVVPDEDLSLDEGAIAPWAQISSDYFARVLAALAQEMGFSTSVPWRALPQRARDAVLYGRNHEVHVRYKNRWGRERQYSTGFEGAVTFLERRHNETDSEWSKEKYEAYMREVPCPVCRGARLKPEVLAVKVGGRSIAEVCDLPINQARAFLDGLELGVREQQIAAQVLKEIQARLGFLLDVGLDYLSLTRPAATLSGGEAQRIRLATQIGSGLVGVLYVLDEPSIGLHQRDNRRLIDTLTRLRDLGNTLIVVEHDEDTIRTADWIVDIGPGAGEHGGHVVHSGDLAGLLASAESVTGAYLSGRRQIPMPAARRPVDPKRQVTVKGAREHNLRGIDVSFPIGVLTAVTGVSGSGKSTLVNSILYTVMANELNGARQVAGRHKRVTGLDQLDKVVHVDQGPIGRTPRSNPATYTGVWDHVRRLFAETTEAKVRGYTPGRFSFNVKGGRCEACSGDGTLKIEMNFLPDVYVPCEVCHGARYNRETLEVHFKGKTVADVLNMPIEEAAEFFAAVPAISRHLTTLVDVGLGYVRLGQPAPTLSGGEAQRVKLAAELQRRSSGRTAYVLDEPTTGLHFEDIRKLLGVLQSLVDKGNTVIVIEHNLDVIKNADWVIDMGPEGGSGGGLVVAEGTPEHVATVAASHTGRFIAEVLEPERQQASA
- a CDS encoding glycoside hydrolase family 15 protein, yielding MTNDAAAPPSAAPISEYAVLGDGRTAALVSLRGSVDWLCLPHFDAPACFAALVGTREHGHWLLTVPDATEVTRRYVDDSFVLETTYVSPTGTAVVTETMPLADGRADLVRRITCTSGRVEVRHEWVVRFGYGAVQPWVMRVDDHGEEAIRAVAGPDSVLLRGSRLPRASDHHHVDEFVLHEQESVDLSLTWIPSWAPVPPVLTVLGRIDSTRIAWGLWARDATYQGPHREAVVRSLLVLRLLTDFETGGIAAAVTTSLPEDFGGERNWDYRYCWLRDAALTIEALLEQGFRDETRQWRDWLLRAVAGDPGDLQIMYRLDGGRDLPERTLDHLPGYAGSRPVRIGNAAVGQVQNDVLGEVMCALEAARDAGLAETRDSWSLQCHLLEELLRSWHLPDRGIWEVRGEPRHFVHSKMMAWAAVDRAVRAVEVHGLPGPVERWRAARDEIHADVLEHGWDPGRGTFTQSYGSAHTDAALLQMVQIGFLPPDDARVLATVRTIREELEIAPGLLLRYRTDRTDDGLAGTENAFLACSFWLADALARTRQVEEAGAVLDVAVGLANDVGLLAEQYDPVGGRMAGNVPQALSHLALVRAAHSHAQAHAVAAAQTSGSAR
- a CDS encoding VOC family protein, which codes for MAIRIQVTFDAAHPPTLGAFWAEALGYVEDAPPPPYTSWDEALDAMGVPLDQRDTAYAVVDPDGVGPRLWFQKVPEEKAGKNRVHLDVNVGAGVPRPERPDAVRARATELEALGARRLYEKDELGSFWVTMQDPEGNEFCLQ
- a CDS encoding aldo/keto reductase yields the protein MTTTLTLSDGMRMPAVGFGVYKVADEAAGPAVATALEAGYRLVDTATLYGNERGVGRAVRDSGLDRDDVFVTTKLWNDAHGPDAARAAFEQSVERLGLGAPDLYLIHWPVPSRDLYASTWRTLIQLRDEGRVRSVGVSNFQPAHIARIVDDSGEVPVVNQVELHPYLQQRELRALHAELGIITQAWSPLGRGAVLTDPVIGDIARSHGVSPAQVVLRWHLDLNVAVIPKSVTPARIRQNRDLAGFELSDDDHARIADLDRDERTGSHPDLVA
- a CDS encoding TerC family protein — translated: MDVSLPVWILTGVVIVGLIFFDFFAHVRTPHEPTFRESAWWSAVYIALAVVFGIGVGIAAGWDLGTEYFAGYVTEKSLSVDNLFVFLIIMTRFAVPRAYQQKVLLVGVAIALVLRTVFILVGAAAIEQWSWVFYVFGAYLVYTGWSLAREHATEPDENAGNGLLVRWVRRALPTTDEYHGDRLSVRIDGRRVLTPMLLVMVAIGSTDILFALDSIPAIYGLTEEPYIVFTANAFALLGLRQLYFLIGGLLERLVYLSQGLAVILGFIGIKLVLHALHTNEVAFINGGEHVEWAPEIPIWLSLTVILGTLAVATVASLVKTRREDKTPVLTD
- a CDS encoding MBL fold metallo-hydrolase, translating into MTPDRPADGYDGHVEPGGPTAVRVLDEVVLRKVSVGPLDNNAYLVTCRRDGAQLLVDAAADADRLLALVREGNGAARLDTVVTTHRHGDHLGALRSVVAVTGAHVAAGADDADAVAAAADVPVTRRLHAGDLLVVGHVTLEVVALRGHTPGSVALVYREPEHAAHPGRAHVLTGDSLFPGGVGKTHGPDDFARLWHDVVTHLFDRFDDDTWIYPGHGDDTTLGTERPHLAAWRARGW
- a CDS encoding YciI family protein — translated: MPTYAVRYTYDERAEVRDRVRPEHRAYLAGLADAGALRGSGPFPDGPPGALLVFEVADEAALRRLLDDDPFAREGLVAATEIRRWDVVIGPWSA